The Persephonella sp. IF05-L8 genome contains a region encoding:
- a CDS encoding FAD-dependent thymidylate synthase, whose protein sequence is MLITEIFSLEDFRESIPFTAIGARTCYSSGDLNYLLNDPRVVSREDRAKFLSKLGNYKHFSVFGHSFAYKDLSQLPEEILNKYIPETVKNLPKEEKARMLATLIAATKFKSHYNPEYPTVIGVSLRHYLEDMLEKSEEEYFKTFEKMAEFDIPIQPLGQRENTTLIGLLKEYDGYAVFYIDNVSRTMTHQLVRHTALNYSQRSQRYVREDQNLLIIPQSVEEAKISVDGNNLKDNFLSIILYLKEQINSSDAKESLKSQAVERINHFLEGFKNKQDITLKDLFLLTDQLAEAVYDFAVYNGKIKREDARFILPHGRKTTIVVSGTLSWIKDFITKRTDPHAQWEIQKVAKQMKELLNEQGIDV, encoded by the coding sequence ATGCTAATAACAGAAATTTTTTCTTTGGAAGACTTCAGGGAGAGTATTCCTTTTACAGCTATAGGCGCAAGAACATGTTATTCATCTGGGGATTTAAATTATCTGCTGAACGACCCACGGGTTGTAAGCCGTGAAGACAGGGCAAAGTTTTTATCAAAACTTGGAAACTACAAGCATTTCAGTGTTTTTGGGCACTCGTTTGCCTATAAAGATTTATCCCAATTACCGGAGGAAATATTAAACAAATATATACCAGAAACAGTAAAAAATCTTCCAAAAGAAGAAAAGGCAAGGATGCTTGCCACTTTAATTGCCGCAACGAAGTTCAAATCCCATTACAATCCTGAATATCCAACTGTTATTGGAGTTTCCCTGAGACATTACCTTGAAGATATGCTGGAAAAAAGTGAAGAGGAATATTTTAAAACCTTTGAAAAAATGGCAGAGTTTGATATACCGATACAACCCCTTGGACAAAGGGAAAATACCACCCTTATAGGACTACTAAAAGAATACGACGGCTATGCAGTTTTTTATATAGATAATGTTTCCAGAACAATGACCCATCAGCTTGTAAGACATACAGCATTAAACTATAGCCAGAGAAGCCAGAGGTATGTTCGGGAAGACCAGAATTTGCTTATAATTCCTCAATCTGTTGAAGAGGCTAAAATTTCTGTAGATGGGAATAACTTAAAAGATAACTTTTTATCTATTATTTTATACCTGAAGGAGCAGATAAACAGCAGCGACGCGAAGGAAAGCCTGAAATCTCAAGCAGTAGAGCGGATAAATCACTTTTTAGAGGGGTTTAAAAATAAGCAGGATATAACCCTCAAAGACCTGTTTCTCCTTACAGACCAGCTTGCTGAGGCTGTTTATGATTTTGCTGTTTATAACGGTAAGATAAAAAGGGAAGATGCCAGATTTATACTGCCACACGGAAGAAAAACAACAATAGTTGTTTCAGGGACGCTAAGCTGGATAAAAGATTTCATAACAAAAAGAACAGACCCCCATGCCCAGTGGGAAATCCAGAAAGTAGCAAAACAGATGAAAGAGCTTCTTAATGAGCAGGGAATAGATGTTTAA
- a CDS encoding AarF/UbiB family protein: MFKKKIKLAKRFKEISLTLSKLGFYNIYEYFKLLFGLEVEPDVKPRKIREALERLGPSFIKLGQILSTRPDIVPVYIIDELIKLQDRVSPIDFEIIEEILKRNYGDRLYEIFSHIDPKPLASASISQVHIGYLQNGDKVAVKVRRPGLEELIELDAQLMEMVVNFLEKHFPSVKDFNLKGVIHQFRRVTLQEADFSIEAQNIKIFQENFKNYEGFKIPKCYYDISTPEILITEFIEGTKISDVKTLDKKGLDRVELAKRLTDAYFKMVFKDGVYHADPHPGNLFVLDDGTIVAVDFGMIGFLSKTKKKYFFDYIIAVITLDLNLAIQFYEGFNMFTPYTDFNTFETDLQFFLEKYHNKKLEEIDLREMIEDIIEFVRENRLKLPNDVAYLGKAALNLEGTVRKLDPSFNPTERLKNFIGTSTKDYILEKASEVRDAAELYFYLIFKIEHLYRLILRERMTFQIVFKDLEELQTFYKLQTGKIAFAILFVGLLIASALFYSVQKETIGLIILILAFITGIISLYRAFRF; the protein is encoded by the coding sequence ATGTTTAAGAAAAAGATTAAACTGGCTAAGCGATTTAAAGAGATATCCTTAACCCTCTCAAAACTGGGTTTTTACAATATTTATGAATATTTCAAACTACTTTTTGGTCTTGAAGTTGAACCAGATGTAAAACCCAGAAAAATTAGAGAAGCACTGGAAAGACTGGGACCCTCTTTTATAAAACTTGGCCAGATACTAAGTACCAGACCTGATATTGTTCCTGTTTATATAATAGATGAACTTATAAAGCTCCAGGATAGAGTTTCGCCAATAGATTTTGAAATTATTGAGGAAATTTTAAAAAGGAATTATGGAGATAGACTTTATGAAATATTTTCCCATATAGACCCTAAACCCCTCGCCTCAGCATCAATATCACAGGTGCATATTGGATATTTACAAAATGGGGATAAAGTTGCCGTTAAAGTAAGAAGACCTGGTCTTGAAGAGCTAATAGAACTTGACGCTCAACTTATGGAAATGGTTGTAAATTTTCTGGAAAAACATTTTCCCTCAGTTAAGGATTTTAATCTTAAAGGAGTAATACACCAGTTTAGAAGAGTTACACTTCAAGAAGCTGATTTTTCTATAGAAGCCCAAAATATAAAAATATTTCAGGAAAACTTTAAAAATTATGAGGGTTTTAAAATTCCAAAATGCTATTACGATATATCCACTCCAGAAATCCTTATAACAGAATTTATTGAAGGAACAAAAATCTCTGATGTCAAAACCCTTGATAAAAAAGGACTTGACAGGGTTGAACTGGCTAAAAGGCTAACAGACGCATATTTCAAAATGGTTTTTAAAGATGGTGTATATCATGCAGATCCTCATCCAGGAAATCTTTTTGTTTTAGATGATGGCACTATTGTAGCAGTTGATTTTGGTATGATTGGATTTCTTTCCAAAACAAAGAAAAAGTACTTTTTTGATTATATTATCGCCGTTATTACACTTGATTTAAACCTTGCAATTCAGTTTTATGAAGGCTTTAATATGTTTACTCCATATACGGATTTCAACACATTTGAGACAGACCTGCAGTTTTTCCTTGAAAAATACCATAACAAAAAGCTTGAAGAGATAGACCTGAGAGAAATGATTGAGGATATTATTGAGTTTGTGCGGGAAAATAGACTGAAATTACCTAATGATGTCGCATATCTGGGGAAAGCTGCTTTAAATCTGGAAGGAACAGTAAGAAAACTTGACCCTTCATTTAATCCAACAGAAAGACTTAAAAATTTTATAGGAACTTCAACAAAAGATTACATTCTGGAGAAAGCATCTGAAGTTCGGGATGCAGCAGAGCTTTATTTTTACTTGATTTTTAAGATTGAGCACTTATACAGGCTAATTCTAAGAGAAAGAATGACCTTCCAGATTGTCTTCAAGGATTTGGAAGAACTCCAGACATTTTACAAACTTCAGACTGGTAAAATAGCTTTTGCAATTCTATTTGTAGGACTTTTAATTGCTTCTGCACTTTTTTACAGTGTTCAAAAAGAAACCATAGGACTAATAATTTTGATTTTAGCATTTATAACAGGAATAATATCTTTATACAGAGCTTTCAGGTTTTAG
- a CDS encoding RNA-guided endonuclease TnpB family protein: MKSITLTLSIQISKKSAVNKLQRASKTFQHFKNLVYITALEYFKHTKSIKPFLSVSFLEKYIKGKERLPFENEEIKDLQHQLIDLWQNSIGSDTAKMLVNVLVREFKSIVEKWKKGGKASLPLPRKLSKLHYYTIETNPNMIVDKRNLKGKRKSNHIVVRIGKVFGALRIKIPEGINTNHLKLIWREEGYIDALLNYEQPLENGQLDKDKFISIDIGINNFISAVSNKEDVRSFIVNGNPLKAFNQWVNKLSAKLQSEGKEKEHKLLWRYRNKRVNRFFASITNLLVSLALKENIGTIVISKGLMEEYQKEGTKGKKFNQTFRTIPFGKFIQMLKYKCDIAGIDLKITQEESYTSKISAITGDLEKREFNGKRIKRGLFKDHKTNKVYNADLNGALNIATKELGEKAREQFLKLPNWLDKLSRPIKLNLFSKYSASVFKDIADSNSLSNDRRRILSETLC, from the coding sequence ATGAAGAGTATAACACTGACCCTCAGTATTCAAATAAGCAAAAAATCAGCAGTTAACAAACTACAAAGAGCTTCAAAAACATTTCAGCATTTTAAAAATTTAGTCTACATAACAGCATTAGAATACTTTAAACATACAAAAAGCATAAAACCTTTCTTATCTGTCAGTTTCTTAGAAAAATACATAAAAGGAAAAGAAAGGCTACCATTTGAAAATGAAGAGATAAAAGATTTACAACACCAGTTAATAGATTTATGGCAAAACAGTATTGGTTCAGACACAGCAAAAATGCTTGTTAATGTATTGGTTAGAGAATTTAAATCCATAGTAGAAAAATGGAAAAAAGGAGGAAAGGCAAGTTTGCCACTGCCAAGAAAACTATCAAAACTGCACTATTACACAATAGAAACAAATCCAAATATGATTGTAGATAAAAGAAACTTAAAAGGGAAAAGAAAATCAAACCATATAGTAGTTAGAATAGGAAAAGTTTTTGGTGCACTAAGGATTAAAATACCAGAAGGAATAAACACAAATCATCTAAAACTAATCTGGAGAGAGGAAGGATATATAGATGCTTTATTGAACTATGAACAACCATTAGAAAATGGTCAGTTAGATAAAGATAAATTTATTTCAATAGACATAGGAATAAACAACTTTATATCAGCAGTATCAAATAAAGAAGATGTAAGAAGTTTCATAGTAAATGGAAATCCACTAAAAGCATTTAACCAGTGGGTAAACAAATTATCAGCAAAACTACAAAGTGAAGGAAAAGAAAAAGAACATAAACTCCTCTGGAGATACAGAAACAAAAGAGTAAACCGATTTTTTGCAAGTATAACAAATTTACTTGTTTCGTTGGCTCTAAAAGAGAACATAGGAACAATAGTAATATCAAAAGGCTTAATGGAGGAATATCAAAAAGAAGGAACAAAAGGAAAAAAATTTAATCAAACATTTAGAACTATTCCATTTGGAAAATTCATCCAAATGCTTAAGTATAAATGCGATATAGCAGGAATAGACTTAAAAATCACACAAGAAGAAAGCTATACATCAAAAATATCAGCTATAACTGGAGATTTAGAAAAGAGAGAATTTAACGGCAAAAGGATAAAAAGAGGTCTTTTCAAAGACCATAAGACAAATAAGGTTTACAATGCAGATTTAAACGGGGCATTAAACATAGCAACTAAGGAGTTAGGAGAAAAAGCAAGAGAGCAGTTTTTAAAACTGCCAAACTGGTTAGACAAGTTATCAAGGCCAATAAAACTCAATTTATTCAGCAAGTATTCGGCGAGTGTCTTCAAGGACATAGCCGATAGTAATTCCCTATCAAATGATAGGCGAAGGATACTTTCAGAAACACTTTGTTAG
- the hisA gene encoding 1-(5-phosphoribosyl)-5-[(5-phosphoribosylamino)methylideneamino]imidazole-4-carboxamide isomerase, translating to MGLKSFIIPAVDIKDGKAVRLFKGDPNAVTIYGDDPVSVAKQWEEKGAKHLHIVDLDGAFEGKPKNYKIVEKIVSSVSIPVEFGGGLRSFEAAKTMLDIGVERIVIGSLAYTNKDEFMKIIDAFPNKVVVGIDAKDGKVAIKGWLEKTQYTPLEFAKEYDELDIWGFLYTDVNRDGAMVGPNIEGTKKLAENLKHPVIASGGVGSVEDVIKLYQLKEYGVYGVVVGKALYEGKIKLEELED from the coding sequence ATGGGACTGAAATCCTTTATTATTCCAGCAGTTGATATAAAAGATGGAAAAGCAGTAAGGCTTTTTAAAGGAGACCCTAATGCTGTAACCATTTACGGAGATGACCCTGTTTCTGTAGCAAAGCAGTGGGAAGAAAAAGGAGCAAAACATCTCCATATTGTTGACCTTGATGGTGCATTTGAGGGGAAACCTAAAAACTACAAAATAGTTGAAAAAATTGTGTCTTCAGTTTCTATCCCTGTTGAGTTTGGAGGTGGTCTTAGAAGTTTTGAAGCTGCAAAGACAATGCTTGATATAGGCGTAGAGAGAATAGTTATCGGCAGCCTTGCTTATACCAATAAGGATGAATTTATGAAAATAATTGATGCTTTTCCAAATAAAGTTGTAGTAGGTATAGATGCCAAAGATGGTAAAGTAGCCATAAAAGGCTGGCTGGAAAAAACCCAATACACTCCCCTTGAATTTGCAAAGGAGTATGATGAGCTTGATATTTGGGGATTTTTATATACCGATGTTAACAGAGACGGGGCTATGGTGGGTCCCAATATTGAAGGAACAAAAAAACTGGCAGAAAATCTCAAACATCCTGTAATTGCCTCAGGGGGAGTTGGAAGTGTCGAGGATGTGATAAAACTATACCAGCTTAAAGAATATGGAGTTTACGGTGTTGTTGTAGGTAAAGCCCTTTATGAAGGAAAAATAAAATTAGAGGAATTGGAGGACTAA
- a CDS encoding RidA family protein: MQIIETDKAPKAIGPYSQAIKYESFVFVSGQIAIDPKTQEFIGGSVEKQTERVMENIKAILEEAGLNMNHVVKTTIYLKDINDFEKVNEVYGRYFTEHKPARATVEVSNLPKGALVEIEVVAGI, encoded by the coding sequence ATGCAAATAATAGAAACAGATAAAGCACCAAAGGCTATAGGTCCCTACTCACAGGCTATAAAATATGAAAGCTTTGTATTTGTATCCGGCCAGATTGCCATTGACCCTAAAACACAGGAGTTTATCGGTGGAAGTGTAGAAAAGCAAACAGAGAGGGTAATGGAAAATATAAAGGCTATTCTTGAAGAAGCAGGACTTAATATGAACCATGTTGTTAAGACAACAATATACCTGAAGGATATAAATGATTTTGAAAAGGTCAACGAGGTTTACGGTAGATATTTTACAGAACATAAACCTGCCAGAGCTACAGTTGAGGTTAGTAATCTACCCAAAGGGGCTCTGGTGGAAATAGAAGTAGTTGCAGGAATATAA
- a CDS encoding alpha/beta hydrolase, whose protein sequence is MKKKYFSFLLVFIIFSFISCSNDTDNIRNSTLIEAQEVATLDSSTISTILTAATQPQVTATQDVTAQFGAKIYKVTYWTQDDKGNKIKASGVMILPVVEDPAIKDLFSAPIVSDQHGTIFLDAEAPSNVIPSDLLALQKYLENPDNTPPPEINPITLIALTYTGRLGFATLMPDYIGYGTSKDHYHPYMIANSLANSAIDLINAALDYAEQNGEAVKREVYLTGYSEGGYATLATAKKIQETNQRFTVKAVFPMAGTYNLETLALGLLQQEDITFPPFIAYVIYAYSEVYDNITLSDLVISPFDQKIPLYFDKTKSGEEIYGDMLTTVCGILNPPPDYCLDDTVTPLFKVSYLFKQEVIQDFLINDNNPFRQDLRKNNVDNWVPAFPVKFVHCSGDNILPYNLTLLTYENFKNHGVNTELINPEELFNTGGLDHVNCATYAYQYLIYEMCVTAYGQEKCGTAPWEAIQP, encoded by the coding sequence ATGAAGAAAAAATACTTTTCTTTTTTATTGGTATTTATTATTTTCTCCTTTATTAGTTGTAGCAATGATACAGATAATATACGAAATTCAACGTTAATAGAAGCCCAAGAGGTTGCTACACTGGATAGTTCAACAATAAGTACGATTTTGACAGCTGCTACACAGCCACAGGTAACAGCCACACAAGATGTAACAGCTCAATTTGGAGCGAAAATTTATAAAGTTACTTACTGGACACAGGATGATAAAGGAAATAAGATAAAAGCTTCAGGAGTAATGATATTACCTGTGGTAGAAGACCCAGCAATAAAAGACCTTTTCTCAGCACCTATTGTATCAGACCAGCATGGAACTATTTTTTTAGACGCTGAAGCTCCTTCTAATGTTATTCCATCTGACCTTTTAGCATTACAAAAATATTTAGAAAATCCTGATAATACTCCTCCACCAGAGATAAATCCTATTACCTTGATTGCTCTGACTTACACAGGACGATTAGGATTTGCAACATTAATGCCTGATTATATTGGGTATGGCACGTCAAAAGACCATTATCATCCATATATGATAGCCAATTCCCTTGCAAATTCTGCAATAGACCTGATAAATGCTGCTTTAGATTATGCAGAACAAAATGGTGAAGCAGTTAAAAGAGAAGTTTATCTGACAGGATATTCTGAAGGAGGATATGCAACTTTAGCAACAGCCAAGAAAATACAGGAAACAAACCAGAGATTTACAGTAAAAGCTGTTTTCCCAATGGCAGGAACTTACAATCTTGAAACACTTGCTTTAGGACTTCTTCAGCAGGAAGATATAACATTTCCCCCTTTCATTGCCTATGTGATTTATGCTTATTCTGAAGTCTATGACAATATAACTCTTTCAGACTTAGTTATATCTCCATTTGACCAGAAAATACCGCTGTACTTTGATAAAACAAAAAGTGGAGAAGAGATATATGGAGATATGTTAACTACAGTGTGTGGAATTTTAAATCCACCTCCTGACTACTGTTTAGATGATACAGTTACACCTTTGTTCAAAGTTTCTTATTTGTTTAAGCAAGAAGTGATACAGGATTTTCTGATAAATGATAACAATCCGTTTAGACAAGATTTGAGAAAAAACAATGTAGATAACTGGGTGCCTGCATTTCCTGTGAAATTTGTTCATTGTTCAGGAGATAATATACTTCCTTATAATCTTACACTCCTTACTTATGAAAACTTTAAGAACCACGGGGTAAATACAGAACTTATAAATCCAGAGGAGCTTTTTAATACTGGAGGTCTTGACCATGTAAACTGTGCAACTTATGCATATCAGTATTTGATTTATGAAATGTGTGTTACAGCCTATGGGCAGGAAAAGTGTGGAACAGCACCCTGGGAAGCAATACAGCCTTAA
- the dcd gene encoding dCTP deaminase: protein MILSDRKIKELLDKKELVIEPLDEVQIQPSSVDLRLGNEFLIYPEEIEILDVKNPDLGNQLKKVVADEEGFVIQPKHFILATTREYIKLPDYLTAFVEGRSSLGRLGLFIENAGWVDAGFEGNITLEFYNANSRPLKIYPGMRICQLVFARMETPAENPYRGKYQGQRGTTASRIYMDKD, encoded by the coding sequence ATGATATTAAGCGACAGAAAAATAAAAGAACTTTTGGATAAGAAAGAGCTTGTTATAGAGCCTCTTGATGAAGTTCAGATACAGCCTTCTTCGGTAGATTTAAGACTGGGGAATGAATTCCTTATCTATCCAGAAGAAATAGAAATTCTTGATGTAAAAAATCCAGACCTTGGAAATCAGTTAAAAAAAGTTGTTGCAGATGAAGAAGGTTTTGTAATACAGCCTAAACATTTTATACTTGCAACAACCCGTGAGTATATAAAACTTCCGGATTATTTAACTGCTTTTGTTGAAGGAAGGTCTTCGTTAGGGAGATTAGGGCTGTTTATAGAAAATGCAGGCTGGGTTGATGCCGGTTTTGAGGGGAATATAACACTTGAGTTTTATAATGCCAACTCAAGACCTTTGAAAATCTATCCAGGAATGAGGATATGTCAGCTTGTTTTTGCCAGGATGGAAACTCCAGCAGAAAATCCATACAGAGGAAAATATCAAGGACAGAGAGGCACAACGGCCTCCCGTATTTATATGGATAAGGATTAA
- a CDS encoding DUF177 domain-containing protein produces the protein MSELFINLKNELKNEDFIERDFSVPFDSLDLPEEYSSKEKDVKVHMFIFKEKDGYLVSLSIKSDIQRECDRCLEPFNMDLEGTSNIFLSKKKLKGGELHEDDLIARYLEDEEKFNVSELLREEILVQTPMKALCDENCQGICPVCGANKNENPCDCEKKLKREMSPFAKLQTLLERKK, from the coding sequence GTGTCTGAGCTATTTATAAATTTAAAAAATGAGCTTAAGAATGAAGATTTTATTGAAAGAGATTTTTCTGTTCCATTTGATAGCTTAGATTTACCTGAAGAATATTCCTCAAAAGAAAAAGACGTAAAAGTACATATGTTTATCTTTAAAGAAAAAGATGGTTATCTTGTATCCTTATCTATAAAAAGTGATATTCAACGGGAATGTGATAGATGTCTTGAACCATTTAATATGGACTTAGAAGGAACAAGCAATATTTTCTTATCAAAGAAAAAATTAAAAGGTGGCGAACTTCACGAAGATGACCTTATAGCAAGATATCTTGAAGACGAAGAAAAATTTAATGTGTCTGAACTTTTAAGAGAAGAAATCCTCGTTCAAACTCCTATGAAAGCTCTATGTGATGAAAATTGCCAGGGTATCTGTCCTGTATGTGGTGCAAACAAAAATGAAAATCCATGTGATTGTGAGAAAAAACTAAAAAGAGAAATGTCTCCTTTTGCAAAACTTCAGACCTTATTAGAAAGGAAAAAATAA
- a CDS encoding nucleotide sugar dehydrogenase has protein sequence MKIAVAGAGYVGLSNAILLAQHNEVVVKDIDQKKVELINKKVSPIIDKDIEEYLKNKPLNLKATLDPEEAYKDAEFVIIATPTDYDPITNYFNTKSIEAVIKEVLQINPDTTMVIKSTIPVGYTDEIKKKFGIDNIIFSPEFLREGKALYDNLYPSRIVVGEKSERARKFAELLLQGAKKKDVPVLFTGSTEAESIKLFANTYLAMRVAFFNELDTFAESHDLNAEEIIRGVCLDPRIGMHYNNPSFGYGGYCLPKDTKQLLANYMEKNIPHFLIKATVESNIARKYFIAEQILKRNPKIVGVYRLTMKSNSDNFREAAVIDIIEYLRAKDVEVVIYEPLIKEDTFMEFKVINDLQEFKKIPDLIIANRYSEELDDIKHKVYTRDIFRNG, from the coding sequence CTGAAAATAGCAGTTGCAGGTGCAGGATATGTAGGTCTTTCAAATGCAATCTTACTTGCCCAGCACAACGAGGTTGTAGTAAAGGACATAGACCAAAAAAAAGTAGAGCTCATAAATAAAAAAGTTTCCCCTATTATAGATAAAGATATAGAAGAGTATCTAAAAAATAAACCGTTAAACCTCAAAGCCACCCTTGACCCAGAAGAAGCCTATAAAGATGCAGAATTTGTAATAATAGCTACTCCAACAGACTATGACCCAATAACAAATTACTTCAACACAAAATCAATAGAAGCAGTAATAAAAGAGGTTCTCCAGATAAATCCAGATACCACTATGGTAATAAAATCCACAATTCCGGTAGGATACACTGATGAAATCAAGAAAAAATTTGGCATAGATAATATTATTTTTTCCCCAGAATTTCTCAGAGAAGGTAAAGCCTTATACGACAACCTTTATCCATCCAGAATAGTTGTTGGAGAAAAATCTGAAAGGGCAAGGAAGTTCGCAGAGTTGCTTTTACAGGGAGCAAAGAAAAAAGACGTTCCTGTTCTATTTACCGGCTCAACAGAGGCAGAAAGCATAAAACTCTTTGCAAATACATATCTTGCAATGAGAGTGGCATTTTTTAATGAACTTGACACTTTCGCAGAAAGCCATGACTTAAACGCAGAAGAAATCATAAGAGGCGTATGTTTAGACCCAAGAATAGGAATGCATTACAACAACCCATCATTTGGTTATGGAGGATACTGCTTACCTAAAGATACAAAACAGCTTCTTGCCAACTATATGGAAAAGAATATTCCCCATTTTCTTATAAAAGCCACTGTTGAGTCAAATATAGCAAGGAAGTATTTCATCGCTGAACAAATTCTTAAAAGAAATCCTAAAATTGTAGGTGTTTACAGACTTACAATGAAATCTAATTCTGATAATTTCAGAGAAGCTGCAGTTATAGACATAATTGAGTATCTCAGAGCAAAGGATGTAGAAGTTGTCATATACGAGCCATTAATCAAAGAAGATACCTTTATGGAATTTAAAGTGATAAATGACCTTCAGGAATTCAAGAAAATCCCAGACCTAATAATAGCAAACAGATATTCAGAAGAACTTGACGACATAAAACACAAAGTATATACACGTGATATTTTCAGGAACGGCTAA